The proteins below are encoded in one region of Reichenbachiella sp. 5M10:
- a CDS encoding YeeE/YedE family protein: MIEWISQPWPWYVAGPLIAVVLVVLMYFGKRFGISSNLETMCSIAGAGRFVDYFKVDWKDKVWNLVFVLGTLIGGYIAHEYLTPDTAVAISQSTVDSLKQFQIIDAGADYLPKELFSWESLFTLKGGLLMVLGGVFVGFGTRYAGGCTSGHAITGLSNLELPSLVAVIGFFIGGLIMTHLVLPHLLAL; this comes from the coding sequence ATGATAGAATGGATAAGTCAGCCTTGGCCCTGGTATGTGGCTGGGCCTTTGATCGCCGTGGTGTTGGTGGTCTTGATGTATTTTGGGAAGCGATTTGGGATATCGAGCAATCTAGAGACGATGTGTTCCATAGCAGGAGCAGGGAGATTCGTGGATTATTTCAAAGTGGACTGGAAGGATAAAGTCTGGAATTTGGTATTCGTACTAGGGACATTGATTGGAGGCTATATCGCACATGAGTATTTGACACCAGATACTGCTGTCGCGATCTCCCAGTCTACGGTCGATAGCTTGAAGCAGTTTCAGATTATCGATGCTGGGGCAGATTATTTGCCCAAGGAACTCTTCTCTTGGGAGTCATTGTTCACGCTCAAGGGTGGTCTGTTGATGGTGTTGGGTGGTGTATTCGTAGGTTTTGGGACGCGCTACGCAGGTGGGTGTACATCGGGGCATGCGATCACGGGGCTCAGTAACCTTGAGTTACCATCACTGGTGGCTGTCATTGGTTTTTTTATAGGTGGATTGATCATGACGCATTTGGTCTTACCTCATTTATTGGCACTCTAA
- a CDS encoding DUF6691 family protein: protein MKFIKYLLTGIFFGIVLSKSEVISWYRIYEMFRFESFHMYGVIGSAVVVGAISILLIKKLQLKGMNGQFMNLKPKENGFKALLFGGTIFGLGWAMTGACPGPMFIIVGHGAPVFLVVILSATIGAFLYGAVKKYLPH, encoded by the coding sequence ATGAAATTTATCAAATATTTATTGACAGGTATATTTTTTGGAATCGTGCTGAGTAAGTCGGAAGTGATCTCATGGTACCGCATCTATGAGATGTTTCGGTTCGAGTCCTTTCATATGTATGGCGTGATTGGATCGGCAGTAGTCGTGGGGGCTATCTCTATTTTATTGATCAAGAAGCTTCAGCTCAAAGGGATGAATGGCCAGTTCATGAATCTTAAACCCAAGGAAAATGGGTTCAAGGCATTGCTATTTGGAGGGACGATCTTTGGATTAGGTTGGGCGATGACGGGTGCGTGTCCGGGTCCGATGTTTATCATCGTGGGACATGGTGCTCCTGTGTTTTTGGTGGTGATTCTGAGCGCTACGATTGGAGCATTCCTCTATGGAGCAGTGAAGAAGTACTTGCCACATTGA
- a CDS encoding GyrI-like domain-containing protein, giving the protein MQPRIEQLEEKKLVGVRLKMSMANNRTGQLWGSFMPRRSEIKNSLTKDVVSMQIYDATHFLNFNPQREFEKWATTEVSDFGMIPEGMESFVLPGGAYAVFDYKGSSADHSVFEYIFGRWLPNSRYELDDRPHFEVLGAKYKNNDPDSEEEIWIPIKRV; this is encoded by the coding sequence ATGCAGCCAAGAATAGAACAATTGGAAGAGAAGAAGCTCGTAGGCGTGCGACTCAAGATGAGTATGGCCAACAACCGTACGGGGCAACTTTGGGGTTCATTCATGCCTAGGAGGAGTGAAATCAAAAACAGCTTGACTAAGGACGTGGTGTCCATGCAGATATACGATGCTACCCACTTCTTGAATTTTAATCCCCAGCGTGAGTTTGAGAAGTGGGCGACTACTGAGGTTTCTGATTTTGGGATGATCCCCGAAGGGATGGAGTCTTTCGTTTTGCCAGGAGGAGCGTATGCGGTATTCGACTACAAGGGGTCCAGCGCAGATCACAGTGTTTTTGAGTACATTTTCGGGAGATGGTTGCCCAATTCGCGCTACGAATTGGACGATAGGCCGCATTTTGAAGTCTTGGGAGCGAAGTATAAGAACAACGATCCAGACTCGGAAGAAGAGATTTGGATTCCCATCAAGCGTGTCTAA
- a CDS encoding TPM domain-containing protein, whose protein sequence is MKKKFTFSEDDKQIVKEAIQSLENESSGEIVIYFARNSDEYNEAAWKLSAILGVAGLVILGTMSWLWLLPENFTILYTSIYLFALMALGFILLTFVPSLRLSFIPDGVIAHRVLTKARDMFLQEEVFTTIDRTGILIYVSELEHQVQVLGDKGINAKIQENDWNEVVGLVVEGIKSNQTAKGLANAVLKCKDLLLANGFIVREDDTNELSDEIRIED, encoded by the coding sequence ATGAAAAAGAAATTTACATTCTCAGAAGACGACAAACAGATCGTCAAAGAAGCTATACAAAGTCTCGAAAATGAATCTTCGGGAGAGATCGTCATCTATTTTGCACGAAACAGCGACGAGTACAACGAAGCGGCTTGGAAACTATCCGCCATCCTCGGTGTAGCAGGGTTAGTGATCCTCGGGACCATGTCATGGCTATGGCTCCTGCCCGAAAACTTCACTATACTCTACACCAGCATCTATCTATTCGCTTTGATGGCGCTCGGATTTATTCTATTGACTTTCGTGCCTTCCCTACGTCTCAGCTTCATCCCAGATGGCGTCATCGCACACCGTGTATTGACCAAGGCTCGTGACATGTTCTTGCAAGAAGAGGTCTTCACGACCATAGACAGGACGGGCATACTCATCTATGTGAGCGAACTGGAACATCAAGTCCAAGTCCTCGGAGACAAAGGTATCAACGCCAAAATCCAAGAAAACGACTGGAACGAAGTAGTCGGACTGGTAGTAGAAGGAATCAAAAGCAACCAAACAGCCAAAGGGTTGGCAAATGCCGTGCTCAAGTGCAAAGATTTGCTGCTAGCCAATGGTTTCATCGTACGAGAGGACGACACCAACGAACTCTCTGACGAGATCAGAATCGAAGACTAG
- a CDS encoding YgcG family protein — protein sequence MKIKNIKTLFVLTGFIFTHFFVLAQDDVAIPELTRQVIDQTATLTPAEIGYIEDKLGQFRTSTGSEIAVLIVPTTSPETIEQYSIRVVEAWALGREGIDDGVLLLVAKNDRKVRIEVGYGLEGAIPDIYAKRIVDNIIVPEFRNGKFTTGIDEGVDAIIQLAEGEDLPAVTQAQQSGKRNSNSFGGVLIAAFIVSVISGMIKNKFVKTAISIVLALVVGYIFSSIVFAVIAFVISLIFGIGSRGGGGSSGGGTYYGGGGFYGSSGGFGGGFGGGGGFSGGGGSFGGGGASGGW from the coding sequence ATGAAAATCAAGAATATTAAAACTCTTTTTGTCCTGACGGGTTTCATTTTTACCCACTTTTTTGTGCTCGCACAGGACGATGTAGCCATCCCCGAACTCACCCGACAGGTCATCGACCAAACCGCCACTCTTACTCCGGCGGAGATCGGTTACATAGAGGACAAACTCGGCCAGTTCAGGACATCCACAGGCAGTGAGATCGCTGTACTCATCGTCCCAACTACTAGTCCCGAGACCATCGAGCAGTATAGCATCCGTGTCGTAGAGGCATGGGCACTGGGTAGAGAAGGGATCGACGATGGCGTATTGTTGCTCGTCGCAAAAAATGACAGAAAAGTACGTATCGAAGTGGGCTATGGGCTCGAAGGAGCCATCCCCGACATCTATGCCAAACGTATCGTAGACAACATCATCGTACCCGAGTTTCGCAATGGCAAATTCACCACAGGCATAGACGAAGGAGTAGACGCCATCATCCAGCTTGCCGAAGGCGAAGACCTCCCAGCCGTCACCCAAGCCCAGCAGAGTGGCAAAAGAAACTCCAACTCCTTTGGAGGCGTACTGATCGCCGCATTCATCGTCAGTGTGATCAGTGGCATGATCAAAAACAAGTTTGTCAAGACAGCCATCTCCATCGTACTTGCCCTCGTAGTGGGCTATATCTTTAGCAGTATCGTATTTGCAGTGATCGCATTTGTGATTTCCTTGATATTCGGAATCGGCAGCAGAGGCGGTGGAGGCAGCAGTGGTGGAGGCACCTACTACGGTGGTGGCGGATTCTATGGCAGCAGCGGAGGATTCGGCGGCGGTTTCGGAGGGGGCGGTGGCTTCTCTGGTGGAGGCGGCAGCTTCGGAGGCGGTGGCGCATCCGGCGGCTGGTAG
- a CDS encoding LemA family protein, translating into MSKKSYIIIGVIVVGIFLIYSSIKGTFNSMNRGEQGVKSQWAKVESQYQRRSDLIPNLVSVVKGYADHEKSTLEAVINARAKATSTTIDPSNLDAASIQKFQAAQSELSSSLSRLLVSVERYPDLKANKNFSELQAQLEGTENRIAVERNRFNDAVNAYNILVTDFPGRIYAGIFGFKEKGYFQSDAGAEKAPKVEF; encoded by the coding sequence ATGAGTAAAAAGTCGTATATCATAATAGGAGTCATTGTTGTAGGCATATTCTTGATTTACAGCAGTATCAAAGGAACGTTCAATAGTATGAACCGTGGCGAACAGGGGGTCAAAAGCCAGTGGGCCAAGGTAGAATCGCAGTATCAACGACGGTCGGACTTGATCCCCAACTTGGTGAGTGTGGTCAAAGGCTATGCGGATCATGAGAAGAGCACGCTAGAGGCGGTCATCAATGCCAGAGCCAAAGCGACAAGTACGACGATCGACCCATCCAACTTGGATGCTGCTTCGATTCAGAAGTTTCAGGCGGCACAGAGTGAGTTGTCCTCGTCACTGTCGAGACTGCTTGTGTCGGTGGAGCGCTACCCTGATTTGAAGGCCAACAAGAACTTCTCCGAACTACAGGCGCAGCTCGAAGGGACAGAAAATAGAATAGCTGTAGAGCGCAATCGATTCAATGATGCGGTCAATGCCTACAATATATTGGTCACGGACTTTCCGGGTAGGATTTATGCAGGAATCTTTGGCTTCAAAGAGAAGGGCTACTTCCAGTCTGATGCAGGTGCAGAGAAAGCACCCAAAGTGGAGTTTTAA
- the trxA gene encoding thioredoxin — translation MATFSDMINSDQPVLVDFYADWCGPCQMMAPVLAELSTELGDKGKVIKVDVDKNQKASQVYKIQSIPTLILFKKGKILWRHSGTADKGQLKTLIESHA, via the coding sequence ATGGCGACATTTTCAGATATGATCAATAGTGACCAACCGGTGTTGGTGGATTTTTATGCAGACTGGTGTGGACCTTGCCAAATGATGGCTCCTGTGTTGGCCGAGTTATCTACAGAGCTCGGCGACAAGGGGAAAGTCATCAAGGTCGATGTGGACAAGAATCAAAAAGCCTCGCAGGTGTACAAGATTCAAAGCATCCCGACGCTGATCTTGTTCAAGAAAGGCAAAATCCTCTGGCGCCACTCCGGTACAGCCGACAAGGGGCAGCTCAAGACACTGATCGAGTCGCACGCTTAG